GATCGGAGGCAACAATATATTAGCAGTCCCTTTTTATGAGTGGGCAACGGAGGGCGGAATATGAAAATAGAGATCGGTAATCGGTGAAATCAAATTTGAGAATTGTGATTGTTGATTTGAGATTCGAGATTTAACTCATTAAGACAACTCACAACTCACAACTCACAACTCACCACTCACCACTCACAACTCACAACTCACAACTCACAACTCACAACTCACAACTCACAATTTCCCCTACCTTTGCTGCACTAAGTTGCTCCAATGAACAGCATTTGCTTCATAGTAAACTCGAAGAAAACCAAGCTAAACCAGTTTCGGCGGGAGGTTAGCAGCTGCTTTGCGCCAGCCTTTCGGGTGGAGTTTTTGGTTACCAACGGCCATCGCAGCGCCGAGCAGCTGGCTCTGCAGGCCACAAACCAAGGCTTTCGCTACATTATTGCCGTAGGCGGCGATGGAACGGTTAGCGAGGTTATCAACGGGGTTATGCTGGCTCCGGTAGAGCAGCGAAGCAGAGTGATTGTGGGTGTGCTACCGTGGGGAACCGGCAACGACTTTGCCCGAACGCTAAGAGCCCCATCGTCCATTGCTCGCCTAAAGGAGCAGATAGAGCAGCACCGGGTTGGCCTAATCGACCTTGGGGTGGTTACCTACATCGACCACGACGGCCACAGCACCAGCCGCTACTTCAACAACATTGCCGATGTGGGCATTGGTCCCAATACCATAATTGCTGCAGGAAAAATGTCGACGTGGCTTGGTGCAACGCTCGCCTTTTCGCTGGCAGCCATCAACTCGCTGCTATTTATTAAACCGGAACCTATCTATCTGGAAGCCGAAAATACGAGCTACTCGGGAAAGGTTAAGTGCGTGTGCATAGCCAACGGTCGCTACTTTGGCAGCGGGCTGGGCATTGCGCCACAGGCCAGCATCACCAACGGCACGTTGAGCATTGTGGTGGTGGAGGATGTATCGGCGCTCCTTTTTCTACGATTTATGCGCTCGCTGCGTGCAGCCAAGCCCATAATTCATCCTAAGGTTCACTACCATACTGCCAATGAGGTAACCATTGCCGCCGGCGAAAGAGCCATTCCGCTCGATATCGACGGCGAAGTTCCGGGGTTTGCGCCGGTTTCGGCAAAAATTCTTCCGGCCAGCATCGCGCTGCTGGGTGACTGCTTTCCAGCCAATGCAGCAGCCAAGGAGCAACTCAGCGTTGAGGTGACCCGCTACTCGGTATAGAAGTAGGCGGCCTTGTCGTTTTTACCGTTGTTTATTTCGGTAAAGTACTTCTCATCTAAGGTTATCTCAAAGGTTTTGGTATCGATGTACTTGGGAACTATAATAACCTTGCCATCTCCAACACCTTTAAGTATTATTCCACCAATTTATAAAAAGAATTCAGGCTCTTTTCTCTCGGTACAGATGGAATACAATCTTTCTTTTGTTGCGTTGATTATTGGATTGTTAAAAAAGCGTGCATCCACCGGACAGCTTTTAATGCAGGCACAGCACCATGTACACAGCTCTTTATTTGTGATTACCTCATCGTTTATTGTAATTGCATTGGTAGGGCAAGCATCAACACAAATTCCGCATTTAGTGCATTTTGCAAAATCGGTTTCGGGAGAAATTGCCTCGTCCAATTGTTTTCGCTCCTTATATGGATAGTTGCCCGGAACCTCTAATTCTGAAACCTCATTTTTACCCTTTAGCCCCATCATTTTAGAATGAACCCTTCGAGCGAAATCGGCGCATTGGATTAAATCCAACTTGTCAGGTCTTCCTTGCGCAAGAGGTTTGTCTACCGTTGAGTATGAATGTTCTCCAATAAATGCTGCCGCGGCAATTACGTTGAAACCAGAATTGCTAGCAATCTCCTTTAGCTCCAACAGTGCATCCTCAAAAGCCCGATTACCGTAAACAGCTACAATTACTGCAGGTGCATTATTTGCATGAAACTTCTTTAATCTTTCAATAGCATCTATGGGCAGGCGACCACTGTATGTAGGCATACCAATTACGGTTAAGCCTCTATTGCTTAACTCAAATCCAGAATCGGTTTTTGTTGATGAAATGTTATACTCTGCTATTGGCGAAAGGCCAAGTCCGTGGCCAATTTCTCTAACAATTGTTTGTGTTGTTCCTGTTGGTGAATAGTAAATTAAGTTTAATGCCTCCATTGTTTCCATTACGTTATTATAGCGTTTCTCAATATTTTGTCTCTAGTAATTTTTATTGGCACCACAAGTTGGGCAACTATACCAAACTCATTTACAAACCAAAACAATTATTGGCTTTTCATTCCATTCGGATGTGTTACCCCAGATTTGTATATGGATTTGTATTTCAAAGGTAGCGCTATTTCTCATAGGTGGTAAATCGTGGACTATTATTATTTCACGCGCTGGAGGCGTAATACCGTGCAGCGATGCAATCGGTTGTATTCTTCGATCATCTCATAATTTCGGTGTGTTTCTATTGCAATCATGTTGTGATTGCGGTGCATAGGAGGTCGGTAGAATTTTATGCCACTTGTGCGTGCACCGCTCGCGCACGGAACTTTTGATAGCGGGGGCTTACCGTGCAATAATGGTTTGCTGGTAAAAAATGGGGGAGAAAAACATTTCGCCCCTACATACTATGAATTGCCTTTTGATGTATTGGAGACACACGATCGTGTGTCTCTACATTCGGTCTAATTCTTTTACCCCCCCGTTGCGGGATCTCCGCTGCGACTTCCTCTAACTCCATTTAACTTCCTCTAACTTCCTCTAACTCCCATTTTTTTATTTTTCCGTTACCTTTGTAACAAAAACGATGCGATACCTCACCCGAACAATCCTGTTCGTCTCATTCATAAGCCTCTTTACCGACATCGCCAGCGAAATGCTATACCCGGTAATGCCCATATATCTCGAATCCATTGGCTTTTCGGTTGCGCTAATTGGGCTGTTGGAGGGAATTGCCGAAGCCACAGCCGGCATTAGCAAGGGTTACTTTGGCAAACTCTCAGATAGGGTTGGACAGCGTGTGCCTTTCATAAAATGGGGCTACGCCATGAGCGCCGTCTCCAAGCCTTTAATGGCGGCGCTCACTCTGCCACTATGGATATTTGGTGCACGCTTTATGGATCGCCTTGGTAAAGGAGTAAGAACCGCCTCCCGCGATGCGCTGCTGAGCGACGAATCTACCCCTGAAAACAAAGGCAAAGTTTTTGGTTTCCACAGGGGAATGGATACGCTTGGTGCAGCAATAGGTCCATTGATGGCACTGCTATTCCTCGCGGCACTGCCTGGTCACTACCGCCTCCTTTTTGTGCTGGCATTTATACCCGGCGTGGTGGCCGTAGGCCTCACCTTTCTGGTAAAAGAGTCGAAGAGCACGGCTAAGCCCAAGCAAACCACATCGGGGAAGAACTTCTTTTCGTTCCTCTCCTACTGGAAAGTTGCTAGCCCCAGCTTCAAAACCTTAATTCCCATTCTGCTGCTCTTTACGCTGTTCAACAGCAGCGATGTTTTCTTGCTTCTAAAAATAAAGCAGGCCGGATTAAGTGATATCTACATGATTGGCACCTATATTTTCTACAACCTCATATACGCGTTAGCAGCTTGGCCCATGGGCATACTGGCCGACAGGTTGGGAATGAAGCGCGTGCTCGTCTTCGGCCTGCTACTTTTTGCCGGTGCCTACCTAGGAATGCCTTTTGCAGGAAAACTGTGGCAATTTGGAGTTTTGTTTGGAGTTTATGCGCTCTACGCCGCCTCCACCGAGGGTGTCTCAAAAGCATGGATTACCAACCTTTGCCGCAAGGAGGATTCAGCCACTGCCATTGGTTTTTATACAGCACTCTCAAGTGTCGCCATGCTGCTGGCTAGCATCACTGCAGGCATTATTTGGGAAAAAGTTTCACCGGGTGCCGTTTTTGCCATCTCTGGAACTGTTGCTGCACTTTGTGCCATCCTGCTGGTTGCCTTTGGGCACAAAATGAAGCCAAACATCAAAACCCAACCCTAGCGTGGCAATCAAAAGTTGGTAAATAATGCTCCATTTACATACGCAACCTCAAACGTTTGAAACTTAATGAATGGCGCACATTAACACTTTCTTCAAAAAAAAATAAAATGACCAAAAAACCTTTATCAATTTTTTTGGTAGTTTTGTAGGCTGTGGCAATTCGTTATGAATTAAAATACAACACACTATAATTCAAACTTAAAAGAGCAAGTAAAATGACGCAAGTAAAACGCGTTTACTCC
Above is a genomic segment from Williamwhitmania sp. containing:
- a CDS encoding MFS transporter: MRYLTRTILFVSFISLFTDIASEMLYPVMPIYLESIGFSVALIGLLEGIAEATAGISKGYFGKLSDRVGQRVPFIKWGYAMSAVSKPLMAALTLPLWIFGARFMDRLGKGVRTASRDALLSDESTPENKGKVFGFHRGMDTLGAAIGPLMALLFLAALPGHYRLLFVLAFIPGVVAVGLTFLVKESKSTAKPKQTTSGKNFFSFLSYWKVASPSFKTLIPILLLFTLFNSSDVFLLLKIKQAGLSDIYMIGTYIFYNLIYALAAWPMGILADRLGMKRVLVFGLLLFAGAYLGMPFAGKLWQFGVLFGVYALYAASTEGVSKAWITNLCRKEDSATAIGFYTALSSVAMLLASITAGIIWEKVSPGAVFAISGTVAALCAILLVAFGHKMKPNIKTQP
- a CDS encoding YegS/Rv2252/BmrU family lipid kinase translates to MNSICFIVNSKKTKLNQFRREVSSCFAPAFRVEFLVTNGHRSAEQLALQATNQGFRYIIAVGGDGTVSEVINGVMLAPVEQRSRVIVGVLPWGTGNDFARTLRAPSSIARLKEQIEQHRVGLIDLGVVTYIDHDGHSTSRYFNNIADVGIGPNTIIAAGKMSTWLGATLAFSLAAINSLLFIKPEPIYLEAENTSYSGKVKCVCIANGRYFGSGLGIAPQASITNGTLSIVVVEDVSALLFLRFMRSLRAAKPIIHPKVHYHTANEVTIAAGERAIPLDIDGEVPGFAPVSAKILPASIALLGDCFPANAAAKEQLSVEVTRYSV
- a CDS encoding EFR1 family ferrodoxin (N-terminal region resembles flavodoxins. C-terminal ferrodoxin region binds two 4Fe-4S clusters.) — translated: METMEALNLIYYSPTGTTQTIVREIGHGLGLSPIAEYNISSTKTDSGFELSNRGLTVIGMPTYSGRLPIDAIERLKKFHANNAPAVIVAVYGNRAFEDALLELKEIASNSGFNVIAAAAFIGEHSYSTVDKPLAQGRPDKLDLIQCADFARRVHSKMMGLKGKNEVSELEVPGNYPYKERKQLDEAISPETDFAKCTKCGICVDACPTNAITINDEVITNKELCTWCCACIKSCPVDARFFNNPIINATKERLYSICTERKEPEFFL